gcaggtgggagaggggcagagagagagggagacacagaatccaaagcaggctccaggctccaagctgtcagcacagagcccgatgcagggctcgcaatcacgagccatgagatcacgacctgagctgaagttggacacttaacagactgagccacccaggcacccctataaataaaattttaaaaaccaaaggtGATTGCAACAGAATTCTACGTCACTAACTCACTTTCCTCATGGAGAAATATCATCTCTTTACTCACTCAGgtgaaacagagaaggaaaatgaaaaagcaaaagaaatgccAAGAATCATTCGGCACTTCCTAGAGAGACACTGACACCAACCTCAGGAAAACATAATGCGTATCCCTACCatgttagaaaaaacaaaaaatctgccCACCATAATGTGGTCTAGTTCAAACTCggaaacatttctatttttaaaaatatgcaaaagaaaacatCTCCGCTTTACATCTTAAATAATTCTTGCTGATAAGGAGGAAATGTTTTTCTAACAGCCTGTAGAGTCAAGTCTGTCCATAAAGGTTCATGCTGGTTTTCACTCCTGGCAACGAAAACACATTGAAGAGAAACTCCTGAAGAAAAAGCCTCATTCAAAAGTGATTTCGTTCATTAAatagggaaagggggagagggaacaTTAGGGTCAATCAAAAGAAGACATGAAATTATTCATGTTTTCACCCTTATCCATAAACAAGTTCAGAAGGTAATTGCATTTGTGGCAAGAACTATATCCTCACAAAGATACTactaaaaaaggggaaaagacagaattacaaataagtttaattttttttattttttgagagagagaaagagagagagcaagcaggggagggacagagagagaggaagacacagaatccaaagcaggctccaggctctgagctctcagcacagaacctgacccggggctcaaacttgtaactgtgagatcatgacctgagccgaagccagacgcttaactgactgagccaccccaggcgcccctaacagaTGTTTCAAAATAGGCACCAGACTTTTATATGGTCACCTTGTTTCAGAGGATCTTATGTAGAAAAGAAATTGCAATGGGAAATACATTTTCACCTCTcacaaaaaataagtttaatCCCTCATAATTTTCCCACCAAAAGCtcatttgagaaataatttatcGCATGAAAGCACTactataaaatactttaaaagaccAAGGTCATAACTTACGTATGTATATAGTTTCAAAAACATTATGAGGATTCAGGGTACAAGTAGCTGAacgggaaaaagagaggaagctATCCACCGGGCACAGAGATGATCTCATTCCTGTATATAAAAAGGCATCAAAAGGCACTCTGCTCATGCTTTTTCCCAATGGTATTTCTGAGCGATGGAGATCCTCAGATTAATATTAACACTAAAAAGCTGACTAAAGTACCTTTACTATCAGAAAACATGAAATTCGGAACAAAAACCACTAGGGAGAGAGGATCCCTCGCATCAAAAGAAAGAAGTTCTCTGTAATGCATGAGGTGATTCAAGAGTGTAATAATCTGCAACTGAAATCTGGaaatgctgggcttgaaaaataccaacagtatAGATCACGCAGGAAAAAGACAACGGTTTCCTCTCAACCAGACCCCAAAAGCAGGAGGTAAACACCCAAAGTTACGTTTTAGAGTCTTTGGATTTAAATAACGATCCACATCCTTTGAGATGGAAATTCGAATGAGCCGCCCTAAGAAATATCTAAGAAATATCTCAAGAGGTGAGAGGGGAAACAGAGATGAAATtcaatggaggaagaaaaaaacaaaaagcaaatgcgATACAAAGCTTAAAGGATCCAACAGGAACTTCTGAGGCAATGAACACACAGAAGAAATCCTAAGCCGTGTGAAAGAAAACTGGAAGACGCGGAGACGGTAGAAGGCCGTGCAAGGAAGCAGTGTGCACAGATCCCTCTTGGCTCTAAGGGAGGTGTGGATGTGCATTTCTTCAGAACACTAAAGATCTAAGACTCTTTATCTGCTCATTTTTCTTACACGCCAGAGCCGGAAAATCTCCAGCGTGGGGGGTCCAACCGAGGAGGAGGGAAACCCTGTGCCACTGAAGACTACATTCTGATAAGCAGGCTGAGTCCATCGCAAAATGTTAAAACCAAGTTTTATTTCAATCTGCCAAACTGGAGACATACGGTGACCTCCACACATCTCTGTAAACTCCtttccttgcaaaaaaaaaaaccagacgaTGGTGACGAAAGGAGCGTTTCTGAGGTTTGGACAAAGTAACGCATAGCAGAACCTCAGGAAAAGCTTCATTTAGCTTTCTTTTAAACATTAAGGTTTTTCCTGGAGTAACCCCTCAAAGCATTCAATGTCAGCAATGCCATAAAAGAGAAACCCTGGCCCACATTCATCTACGAAGCTGCTTTTaaaggctgtttttaaaaatggcagtCCTTTTCCTTGGCCAACCCTACCACCTTCCACCAGATGGCTTGTCCCCATCCTCTCAgcgaaagaaaaagcaaataaaaactacgCCGGAAGTATTCAGTGGGAGGATAAGCTGTACGAAACCGTCACTGAACGGTCGGGCACGTTTCCAGTCGGTCCATCACCTACAGCGCCATTTCTAACCCCCTTCGGCTGCCCGAACAGCGCGGCCACCTCCTGAAGGAAAGACGGGTGGGGGCAGGTCCTCAGTAGAGGTTGTCAGTGTTGGTGCTCCGAGGGGTCTTGATCTTCTCGATGTTTTTGAGGATCACATCATGCAGGGTGGCGTACTGGTTCCGCACGTGCAGCAGGATCTGGCGCACGCTCAGGTACTCGTTTTCGTCCACCTCGGCTACCGTGCGGCGATAATCTTCCACCTGGGGGTACTTCACGATCTTGGACACCAGCTTGGCCCTGGTGTTGTAGTAGGTGGAGAAGCGGCGCAGATAGGAGGCTGCCGTGCTCTCCACGGTCCACAGCTGGTCCACGGTGTCCTCCTGGATGGACACTCCGAAGTTGTTGCCGTCCTCCACCTTCGGGATGAGCAGCTGCACCCACATGCGCACCGTGTTGCATTTCTCCCTCAGCAGCTCGATCTCGGGTTTCACCCGCTCGATCAGCTCCACCAGATGCTGGTTGCTCCGCAGCAGCTGTCCCTCGCCGCCCGGCAGTGCCGGCACTTTGACCGAGGGCTGGGTCTGCGGAGGCCGCGGGTCCCGGTTGGGCCCGTCCCCCGCGGTgtcgggggcggcggggggctcCGGGGCCGGCACCGAACGGATTCTGGACAGGTCTTGCAGGCGCAGCTCCTGGACCCGACTATCCAGCTCCGACAGCTTCTGAGGGAAGAAGGTGGACACCAGATCCTCGGCCTCCTGCGCGATGCGGGCCCGAAACGAATCCACTTTCCCCCGCACGTCCTGCTCCAGCTTCAGCGGGGAAGCCATGACGTCCAGGGGCGTCGAGCGTTGGGGCGGCGGACACTACCCGGGCTCCCCCCGCGGCCGGCGGGCCGGCCTTGGGCTTCCGCCGCCACGGCCAACTCCCAACAGACCATGCCCAGCCACGCCGGAAGTGACGTCCCGGACTCCCGGCGGCGCGGCCCGGCCCgcggtgggtggggaggggagggagccacgTGCCGACCGCGCCCTCCGGACAACGCCCCAGCCAGGCGGCCCTggcacctgtgtgtgtgcagtggggg
This genomic interval from Prionailurus viverrinus isolate Anna chromosome F1, UM_Priviv_1.0, whole genome shotgun sequence contains the following:
- the LOC125155038 gene encoding proteasome activator complex subunit 3-like produces the protein MASPLKLEQDVRGKVDSFRARIAQEAEDLVSTFFPQKLSELDSRVQELRLQDLSRIRSVPAPEPPAAPDTAGDGPNRDPRPPQTQPSVKVPALPGGEGQLLRSNQHLVELIERVKPEIELLREKCNTVRMWVQLLIPKVEDGNNFGVSIQEDTVDQLWTVESTAASYLRRFSTYYNTRAKLVSKIVKYPQVEDYRRTVAEVDENEYLSVRQILLHVRNQYATLHDVILKNIEKIKTPRSTNTDNLY